A window from Synergistaceae bacterium DZ-S4 encodes these proteins:
- the gyrA gene encoding DNA gyrase subunit A, protein MDHKNKQASIFEVNKVITLPLEEEIKQSYLNYAMSVIVGRALPDARDGLKPVQRRVLYAMLELGVRHNQAFKKSARIVGETMGKFHPHGDSAIYDTMARMSQDFSMRYPLVDGQGNFGSIDGDPPAAMRYTEARLHSLGEEMLSDINEETVEWGPNFDESLVEPLVLPSSIPNLLVNGSTGIAVGMATNMPPHNLGEAVDVCCALLDDPDMELGELMALMPGPDFPTGGIIVGREGIIDSYRTGRGRLIVRGRVDVEETRKGKENIVISEIPYMVNKTNFIETIAKCVQSGMIDGISDLRDESDREGMRIVVELQRDADPNLVLRQLYTRTQLQSTFGVINLAIVDGETKELPLKDMVFVFLDHRRTVVRRRTEFRLRKAEDRAHIIEGLLRALDAIDEVIRIIRGSDNAATARNSLMERLDFTEIQAQAILDMRLQRLTGLEREKLDSEMAQLIMDIERYRSILGSPIILDSVVKDELMEVRRQYSDKRRTDIENSAEEVSEEDLIPEEEIVVALSRDGYIRRMPLQDYRVQSRGGKGVKGVSTKAEDEIALLTITNTHRTLYLFTSKGRVFGIKGYILPEPKTGKGKLVGTIVTLDKDERVVAIKDSNLDGAKYVFFVTCKGTAKRLPVEELDGLTRAGRRVLTLAPDDNIARVRVTGGKDELLLTTSMGQTLRVAEEEFRPLGRQAQGVRGMKLDDGDCVVGCDVVTEGRQVFFISDFGIGKRTNYSEFTQHHRAGYGVRAMKLSDKTGKLVGAWGVADDQEIVVISGKGRMVRINTNEISSLSRTATGYKVVRLDEGDSVADVSIVRTDEEVELD, encoded by the coding sequence GTGGATCACAAAAATAAACAGGCGAGTATATTCGAAGTCAACAAGGTGATAACCCTTCCGTTGGAAGAGGAGATAAAACAGAGCTACCTGAATTACGCTATGAGCGTCATAGTCGGAAGGGCGCTGCCGGACGCAAGGGACGGACTCAAACCGGTCCAGAGAAGGGTGCTTTACGCTATGCTGGAACTGGGCGTAAGGCATAACCAGGCATTCAAAAAATCTGCACGTATAGTCGGAGAGACCATGGGAAAATTCCACCCCCACGGAGATTCTGCGATATATGATACTATGGCCAGAATGTCTCAGGACTTCAGCATGAGGTATCCCCTGGTGGATGGGCAGGGCAACTTCGGTTCCATAGACGGAGATCCCCCCGCGGCAATGCGCTACACTGAAGCCAGGCTGCACTCTCTCGGAGAAGAAATGCTTTCGGATATCAACGAAGAGACTGTAGAATGGGGCCCCAATTTTGATGAATCACTTGTCGAACCGCTGGTCCTTCCTTCGAGTATCCCAAACCTCCTTGTAAACGGCAGTACGGGGATAGCAGTCGGAATGGCGACCAACATGCCTCCCCACAATCTGGGAGAGGCTGTTGATGTATGCTGTGCCCTGCTGGATGACCCTGACATGGAGCTCGGGGAGCTGATGGCTTTGATGCCTGGGCCGGACTTCCCGACAGGCGGAATAATAGTCGGGCGCGAAGGCATAATAGATTCATACAGGACCGGAAGGGGAAGGCTTATAGTAAGAGGCCGTGTGGATGTCGAAGAGACCCGCAAGGGCAAAGAGAACATAGTGATCTCAGAAATTCCCTACATGGTCAACAAGACAAATTTTATCGAGACGATAGCCAAATGCGTACAGAGCGGAATGATAGACGGCATATCGGACCTCAGGGACGAGTCTGACAGAGAGGGAATGAGGATAGTCGTTGAACTTCAGCGCGATGCCGACCCCAACCTCGTCCTGCGCCAGCTGTATACAAGAACGCAGCTCCAGAGCACCTTCGGAGTTATCAATCTGGCGATCGTAGACGGAGAGACAAAAGAACTTCCCCTCAAAGATATGGTCTTCGTTTTTCTTGACCACCGCAGAACTGTCGTCCGGAGAAGGACGGAGTTCAGGCTCCGCAAGGCAGAAGACAGGGCTCACATAATCGAGGGACTCTTAAGGGCCCTTGACGCCATAGACGAAGTCATAAGGATCATCAGGGGATCGGACAACGCCGCTACTGCGAGAAACAGCCTGATGGAAAGGCTTGATTTCACCGAGATCCAGGCCCAGGCGATCCTTGACATGCGCCTGCAGAGGCTGACAGGACTTGAGAGAGAAAAGCTCGACAGTGAGATGGCGCAGCTTATCATGGACATCGAACGCTACAGGAGCATACTTGGCAGCCCGATCATCCTTGATTCCGTAGTAAAGGACGAACTTATGGAAGTACGCAGGCAGTACTCCGACAAGAGGAGAACAGACATAGAAAACTCTGCCGAAGAGGTCTCCGAAGAGGATCTGATCCCGGAAGAGGAGATAGTCGTAGCCCTGAGCAGGGACGGCTATATCAGGCGGATGCCGCTGCAGGACTACAGAGTCCAGTCAAGGGGCGGAAAGGGTGTTAAGGGTGTTTCTACGAAGGCGGAAGACGAGATCGCACTGCTGACGATCACGAACACTCACAGGACGCTGTACCTCTTTACCAGCAAGGGAAGGGTATTCGGAATAAAAGGCTATATCCTGCCGGAACCAAAAACAGGCAAGGGGAAACTTGTTGGGACCATAGTGACCCTTGACAAGGACGAACGCGTTGTTGCGATCAAGGACAGCAACCTTGACGGGGCGAAATATGTCTTCTTCGTTACCTGCAAGGGAACTGCGAAACGCCTGCCTGTCGAAGAGCTGGACGGCCTCACGAGGGCCGGCCGCAGGGTACTAACCCTGGCTCCGGATGACAATATCGCCAGAGTCCGTGTGACCGGCGGAAAGGACGAACTCCTGCTTACCACATCGATGGGACAGACGCTGAGGGTCGCCGAAGAAGAGTTCCGCCCGCTTGGAAGGCAGGCCCAGGGTGTACGCGGAATGAAGCTTGACGACGGAGACTGCGTAGTCGGATGCGACGTTGTGACGGAAGGGCGCCAGGTCTTCTTCATCAGCGATTTCGGTATAGGCAAGAGGACCAACTACTCCGAGTTCACACAGCACCACCGTGCCGGATATGGCGTCAGGGCCATGAAGCTTTCGGATAAGACGGGCAAGCTCGTCGGCGCGTGGGGAGTTGCGGACGATCAGGAGATAGTCGTCATAAGCGGAAAGGGCCGCATGGTACGCATCAATACAAACGAGATATCAAGCCTCAGCCGTACGGCAACGGGATATAAGGTCGTAAGGCTTGACGAAGGCGACTCCGTGGCTGATGTAAGCATAGTGAGGACCGATGAAGAGGTAGAACTCGATTGA
- a CDS encoding phosphatidylserine decarboxylase: MKLARDGLPTIFGLAFMMIGGGLISPWISVVLAFPMMLALWFYRDPERIPEAPSGWVSPADGKVVEIEEVDHEYTGRTVKIGIFMNGLDVHVNRFPAAGKVEYVRYVPGKKWFAIAPKASEINERFYVGAQSENGRFLLVQIAGILARRIVCRVNKGDRLDRGQRYGMIKLGSKVDIYLPQAVKPAVGLNSRVVAGETVIGVVKE, encoded by the coding sequence TTGAAGCTGGCGCGCGACGGTCTCCCGACTATATTCGGACTGGCGTTCATGATGATCGGCGGAGGGCTCATATCACCATGGATATCTGTCGTGCTTGCCTTTCCCATGATGCTTGCTTTATGGTTTTACCGTGACCCCGAGAGGATCCCGGAGGCTCCGTCGGGCTGGGTGAGCCCTGCTGACGGCAAGGTCGTGGAGATCGAGGAAGTTGATCACGAATATACCGGCAGGACTGTAAAGATAGGCATCTTCATGAACGGACTTGATGTTCACGTCAACCGTTTCCCGGCTGCCGGAAAAGTGGAGTATGTAAGATATGTTCCGGGCAAGAAATGGTTTGCCATAGCTCCGAAAGCATCGGAGATAAACGAGCGGTTCTACGTGGGTGCCCAGTCGGAAAACGGACGCTTTCTGCTTGTTCAGATAGCCGGCATACTTGCGAGAAGAATAGTCTGCAGGGTAAATAAGGGGGACAGACTGGACAGGGGCCAGCGTTATGGTATGATTAAACTTGGCTCAAAAGTCGATATTTACCTGCCTCAGGCCGTTAAACCAGCAGTTGGACTCAACAGCAGGGTAGTGGCCGGTGAGACGGTGATCGGAGTGGTAAAAGAATGA
- the pssA gene encoding CDP-diacylglycerol--serine O-phosphatidyltransferase, which produces MRKRDRKIRNIPISKIIPNMITSGSVFCGVASLIMTYHQHFVPAAVLICFAVFFDVMDGRVARSLGGSSVFGEELDSLADAISFGVAPAFLIYAAYIGMEGGVWGAVASSFFALCGVLRLARFNVMHVPSGPFQGLPIPAGGLTLAAFVIAKVPLTPLAAIAIMFFIGALMVSSVPYCNAKKMKKDNVNKVKLYGVVGILLISFVVLREKAFLAISLLYIFTGLAKIDVAEWVLEERPAEKGE; this is translated from the coding sequence ATGAGAAAACGCGACAGGAAGATAAGGAACATACCGATCAGCAAGATCATTCCCAACATGATAACCAGCGGAAGCGTATTCTGCGGAGTGGCTTCACTGATAATGACATACCATCAGCACTTTGTGCCGGCAGCAGTTCTTATTTGTTTTGCGGTATTTTTTGATGTAATGGACGGAAGAGTGGCGAGGAGTCTGGGAGGAAGCAGTGTTTTTGGAGAAGAGCTCGACAGCCTGGCTGACGCGATCAGCTTTGGTGTAGCTCCCGCATTCCTTATCTACGCGGCATACATTGGAATGGAAGGCGGAGTATGGGGTGCTGTGGCATCCTCCTTCTTTGCTCTCTGCGGAGTCCTCAGGCTTGCCCGCTTCAACGTGATGCACGTGCCTTCGGGACCTTTCCAGGGCCTTCCGATCCCTGCGGGCGGACTGACCCTTGCTGCCTTTGTGATCGCCAAAGTGCCGCTTACACCACTGGCTGCGATAGCGATAATGTTCTTCATAGGCGCTCTGATGGTAAGCTCAGTTCCTTACTGCAACGCGAAGAAGATGAAAAAGGATAATGTTAACAAAGTCAAGCTCTACGGCGTTGTTGGGATACTTCTCATCTCTTTTGTGGTCCTGAGGGAAAAGGCATTCCTGGCCATCTCGCTTCTGTATATTTTTACCGGTCTTGCAAAGATAGATGTTGCCGAATGGGTCCTTGAAGAAAGGCCTGCAGAAAAGGGAGAATAG
- the iorA gene encoding indolepyruvate ferredoxin oxidoreductase subunit alpha: MKKIMTGNEAIAQGAWEAGLHVAAAYPGTPSTEILENLSTYKDVYSEWSTNEKVALEVAAGASMAGGRALAAMKHVGLNVAADPLFTLAYTGVNGGLVVVTADDPGLFSSQNEQDNRYYASHAKLAMLEPSDSQECLDFVKEAFDISEKFDTPVLFRVTTRICHSKTLVKTSPRKEVPVRAYTKDVSKYVMAPASAKKRKYIMEDRIEALKEFSETTTLNRIESASGKVGIITSGISYNHAKEVFGDEVSYLKLGFTWPLPEKLIRKFAGMVDTIYVIEENEPYIEDFVKIMGIQCTGREKLPWVDELTPEIIRRAFFPGSEDQGGYAIDAEVPPRPPVLCAGCTHRGFFYEVGKYKDVVVTGDIGCYTLGIVPPLSVTDSVICMGASVSGGVGFSKAVEKAGRKEKVFAVIGDSTFFHSGITGLIDAVVNKAPIVINILDNRITAMTGHQENPGTGRTLMGEDTHQVDLKSLCVACGVKEENVRLIDPYDLTETKEAVRAGYESTEPFVIITTSPCALIKDVIKARANMKCVIDQDKCIKCKMCMKAGCPALNFRDGIVFIDRASCNGCGICLQICPKNAISREV; encoded by the coding sequence ATGAAGAAAATCATGACAGGCAACGAAGCAATAGCCCAGGGCGCCTGGGAAGCAGGGCTGCATGTGGCAGCCGCATACCCGGGGACACCTTCCACTGAGATCCTAGAGAACTTGTCAACTTACAAAGATGTATATTCAGAATGGTCAACAAACGAGAAAGTCGCGCTTGAAGTCGCTGCCGGAGCTTCCATGGCCGGAGGAAGAGCCCTTGCTGCAATGAAACATGTCGGACTCAACGTTGCTGCTGATCCTCTCTTCACGCTTGCTTACACAGGAGTCAACGGGGGCCTTGTGGTCGTCACCGCAGATGACCCCGGACTGTTCAGTTCTCAGAACGAGCAGGACAACAGGTATTACGCCTCACACGCCAAACTGGCGATGCTTGAACCATCTGACAGCCAGGAGTGTCTTGACTTTGTCAAAGAGGCCTTCGACATTTCTGAAAAGTTTGATACCCCTGTGCTTTTCAGGGTCACGACAAGGATCTGCCACAGCAAGACACTTGTCAAAACATCTCCCAGAAAAGAAGTCCCTGTAAGAGCATACACAAAGGATGTCTCCAAATATGTTATGGCGCCTGCATCGGCAAAGAAACGCAAATACATAATGGAAGACAGGATCGAAGCGCTGAAGGAATTCAGCGAAACTACCACGCTTAACAGGATAGAGAGTGCATCCGGTAAGGTAGGAATAATAACAAGCGGAATTTCTTACAACCATGCAAAAGAAGTATTCGGAGATGAAGTATCATATCTGAAGCTTGGTTTTACATGGCCGCTGCCCGAAAAACTTATAAGGAAATTTGCAGGTATGGTCGATACTATTTATGTGATAGAGGAAAATGAGCCCTACATCGAAGACTTCGTTAAGATCATGGGAATACAGTGTACCGGCAGAGAAAAGCTCCCATGGGTGGACGAACTGACTCCGGAAATAATAAGAAGAGCTTTCTTTCCCGGCAGCGAAGATCAGGGAGGCTATGCCATTGACGCAGAAGTTCCCCCGCGTCCGCCTGTTCTTTGCGCTGGATGTACCCACAGGGGATTTTTCTATGAGGTCGGAAAATATAAAGATGTTGTTGTAACAGGAGACATCGGCTGCTATACGCTTGGAATAGTGCCTCCTTTGAGTGTTACCGACTCTGTCATCTGTATGGGAGCCAGCGTTTCCGGCGGTGTGGGGTTCAGCAAGGCGGTAGAAAAAGCCGGCAGAAAAGAGAAGGTCTTCGCGGTCATCGGAGACTCTACCTTCTTCCATTCGGGAATAACGGGTCTGATCGATGCTGTCGTCAACAAAGCCCCTATAGTGATCAACATACTTGACAACAGGATAACGGCGATGACCGGACATCAGGAAAACCCGGGAACGGGACGCACATTGATGGGCGAGGATACTCATCAGGTAGATCTTAAATCTCTCTGCGTGGCATGCGGCGTAAAGGAAGAGAACGTTCGTCTCATAGATCCGTACGACCTTACAGAAACCAAAGAGGCCGTAAGGGCCGGGTACGAGTCCACAGAACCATTTGTGATCATCACGACGTCTCCCTGTGCCCTAATAAAGGATGTCATCAAGGCAAGGGCGAACATGAAGTGCGTGATAGATCAGGATAAGTGCATAAAGTGCAAAATGTGCATGAAGGCCGGATGCCCCGCCCTCAACTTCAGAGACGGCATCGTATTCATTGATCGCGCGTCATGCAACGGCTGCGGTATATGCCTGCAGATATGCCCGAAGAATGCCATTTCGAGGGAGGTATAG
- a CDS encoding indolepyruvate oxidoreductase subunit beta produces MKKNDTKSILLVGVGGQGTILASKILSEGLVRKGYDVKMSEIHGMSQRGGSVTTHVRFGTKVASPVVPEGEADVLVAFEKVEAVRWLKYLKKGGRLVVNNFEIYSLPVLTGAAKYPDEVVEKLEKEVPNCKVFNAGKIAEDLGNIKAQNIVLLGALVKAMGLEDIDWESVLKELIPPKLLDLNLKAFKAGLEQ; encoded by the coding sequence ATGAAGAAAAACGATACCAAAAGCATCCTTCTTGTTGGAGTAGGCGGACAGGGGACCATACTTGCCTCGAAGATACTTTCAGAGGGGCTTGTGCGCAAAGGCTACGATGTAAAGATGTCAGAGATCCACGGGATGTCTCAGCGCGGTGGAAGCGTTACTACCCATGTGAGGTTCGGCACAAAAGTGGCATCTCCCGTCGTTCCTGAAGGAGAGGCTGACGTCCTTGTGGCATTTGAAAAAGTCGAAGCGGTACGCTGGCTTAAATATCTCAAAAAGGGAGGGAGACTTGTCGTCAATAATTTCGAGATATACTCCCTGCCTGTCCTTACAGGTGCAGCGAAATATCCCGATGAAGTAGTTGAAAAGCTTGAGAAGGAAGTTCCCAACTGCAAAGTATTCAATGCGGGAAAGATCGCCGAGGACCTTGGAAACATCAAGGCACAGAACATAGTGCTGCTGGGTGCACTTGTCAAGGCAATGGGACTTGAGGACATAGACTGGGAATCAGTCCTGAAAGAGCTTATTCCTCCGAAACTTCTGGATCTTAACCTTAAGGCCTTCAAAGCGGGCCTCGAACAATAG
- the larC gene encoding nickel pincer cofactor biosynthesis protein LarC produces MNNIAEVSKILYVDCSAGIAGDMFLAALLDMSGGFGYLKKELSKVPFSGYNLDFFRDKRGGISGLRFDVDPGEGHVHRHLSDIKEMLLGSELSDEIKKMTVKAFTLLAEAEGKVHGEPADHVHFHEVGAVDSIIDITGAMIMLEYLGWPEVSFSPLNVGSGTVRCAHGTLPVPAPATLELLKGLPVYSSGDPMERVTPTGAVLVKALGERIFSGMPEGEIKDTGIGLGSREGTPPNILRVTMLKKKEDLLHDRGVELSANIDDMLPQDLSYLMERLFDGGALDVWFENIQMKKNRPAVKVCVLCHESGSELLQETLLRESSSLGVRKIYVERSMLERSTEILETSLGPVRIKMAVMKGKMIKEMPEFEDIKKIASERSIPLSEVRSLIARERETAVKSSKLIQGDFETKLNMTKEDLKDPHGHHHGHHHPHSHSHDHSEIGEEGK; encoded by the coding sequence TTGAACAATATAGCTGAAGTATCAAAAATACTATATGTCGACTGTTCCGCCGGGATAGCCGGAGATATGTTTTTAGCCGCGCTCCTGGACATGTCCGGCGGTTTCGGATATCTAAAAAAAGAACTTTCAAAAGTGCCTTTTTCAGGATATAACCTGGACTTCTTTAGGGACAAGAGGGGAGGCATCTCGGGTCTGCGCTTCGATGTTGATCCGGGAGAAGGACATGTTCACAGGCATCTCTCTGATATAAAAGAGATGCTGCTTGGGAGCGAGCTTTCAGATGAAATCAAAAAAATGACCGTCAAGGCCTTCACCCTTCTGGCCGAAGCGGAGGGCAAGGTGCACGGCGAGCCGGCTGACCATGTACATTTTCATGAGGTCGGGGCTGTCGACTCCATAATCGACATAACCGGTGCGATGATCATGCTTGAATATCTTGGATGGCCCGAAGTATCCTTCTCACCGCTCAATGTAGGTTCGGGAACGGTGCGGTGCGCACACGGCACATTGCCTGTCCCTGCTCCTGCGACGCTGGAACTTCTTAAAGGCCTTCCTGTCTATTCATCGGGCGACCCGATGGAGAGGGTCACTCCTACGGGTGCTGTTTTAGTAAAGGCTCTCGGAGAGAGGATATTCTCAGGGATGCCGGAAGGCGAAATAAAAGACACAGGCATAGGGCTGGGAAGCAGGGAAGGCACACCACCAAATATCCTGAGGGTGACGATGCTTAAAAAAAAGGAGGACCTGCTTCATGACAGGGGAGTCGAGCTCTCTGCCAACATAGACGATATGTTGCCTCAGGATCTTTCCTACCTTATGGAGAGGCTCTTTGACGGCGGTGCTCTCGATGTCTGGTTTGAGAACATCCAGATGAAGAAGAACAGACCGGCGGTAAAGGTCTGCGTACTGTGCCATGAAAGCGGTTCAGAACTGCTGCAGGAGACCCTCCTCAGGGAGAGCTCTTCTCTTGGAGTCAGAAAGATATATGTTGAGAGATCTATGCTTGAAAGAAGTACTGAAATACTGGAAACATCCCTTGGTCCGGTCAGGATAAAAATGGCGGTCATGAAAGGCAAAATGATAAAGGAAATGCCCGAATTTGAGGACATTAAAAAAATAGCTTCAGAGCGGTCCATACCACTATCAGAGGTCCGTTCTCTGATCGCGCGTGAAAGGGAAACGGCTGTAAAATCCTCGAAACTTATACAGGGAGACTTTGAGACAAAACTGAATATGACCAAAGAGGACTTGAAGGATCCGCATGGTCATCATCACGGACATCACCATCCCCATAGCCACTCGCATGACCATTCTGAAATCGGGGAAGAAGGAAAATGA
- a CDS encoding bifunctional 5,10-methylenetetrahydrofolate dehydrogenase/5,10-methenyltetrahydrofolate cyclohydrolase, with the protein MTLILDGRITSIKIKDWVAASVDAIRVRDGWVPQMVTVQVGDNPAAERYIRNQLKASNEAGISARLEKFDCDIPKEDFLKKLAAIGRNQEVDGIILQTPFPKGWPVDEILNGLPSGKDVEGVHPENLGRLYLGETAIPLPCTAWAAISLLEWYGRSSFEQSRCAVIGRSPNVGKAAALMLMHRHATVTVCHTRTSSEQLKDVLAGSDLVIAAAGVAGMVDPDLLPSHAWVVDVGTNVTEEGKLVGDVAPGADGHVEALSPVPGGVGPITVSLLLANLLLCATRRRLGKSLLLPDLKKLREE; encoded by the coding sequence ATGACGCTGATTCTTGATGGCAGGATCACTTCGATAAAAATTAAGGACTGGGTAGCGGCTTCGGTCGATGCCATCAGAGTAAGAGACGGTTGGGTGCCTCAGATGGTAACAGTCCAGGTGGGCGATAACCCTGCTGCTGAAAGGTACATCAGAAACCAGCTGAAAGCCTCTAATGAAGCAGGTATATCAGCCAGACTGGAAAAATTTGACTGCGATATTCCAAAAGAAGATTTTTTGAAAAAACTGGCGGCGATAGGCAGAAATCAGGAAGTTGACGGAATAATACTGCAGACCCCATTTCCGAAGGGTTGGCCTGTTGACGAGATACTGAACGGCCTTCCATCAGGAAAGGATGTTGAGGGCGTCCATCCTGAAAACCTTGGCAGATTGTATCTTGGCGAAACAGCTATTCCTCTTCCCTGTACAGCATGGGCGGCTATCTCGCTGCTTGAATGGTACGGCAGGAGCTCTTTTGAGCAAAGCAGGTGCGCTGTTATCGGAAGGAGCCCAAACGTTGGCAAGGCTGCCGCGCTGATGCTCATGCATAGGCATGCTACGGTGACAGTATGCCACACAAGGACTTCCTCTGAGCAGCTCAAAGACGTGCTTGCCGGTTCGGATCTGGTTATTGCTGCCGCAGGAGTAGCAGGCATGGTAGACCCGGATCTCCTGCCATCCCATGCATGGGTGGTCGATGTAGGAACTAATGTCACAGAAGAGGGAAAACTGGTCGGGGATGTGGCACCAGGGGCAGATGGGCATGTGGAAGCGCTGAGTCCGGTTCCGGGAGGTGTGGGACCCATAACGGTCTCCCTGCTGCTGGCGAATCTCCTTCTCTGTGCCACGAGGCGCAGACTGGGGAAGAGCCTGCTGCTTCCTGACCTGAAAAAATTACGTGAGGAGTGA
- a CDS encoding NAD-dependent deacylase, translating into MDMDRESGARWFAEQIKKGRVVIFSGAGLSTESGLADFRSKEGMWAHVDPMQYASVNALERDYDSFREFYKSRLYVPESVKPNKGHKYVAQWEADGYVTGIITQNVDRLHQKAGSVKIAELHGSLEPVRCHSCGKIWDKEHFLNGEKCDCGGLLRPGVVLFGEMLPDGPLRLADEWSSDCDAFVVLGSSLVVSPANYFPRQAKNSGAKLIIVNRDETPLDRIADLAVHEGIGDYLEKVAGYMK; encoded by the coding sequence ATGGATATGGATAGAGAGAGCGGAGCGCGGTGGTTTGCTGAACAGATCAAAAAAGGCAGAGTCGTTATCTTTAGCGGTGCCGGGCTGAGCACTGAATCGGGACTTGCCGACTTCAGGTCCAAAGAGGGAATGTGGGCTCACGTCGACCCGATGCAGTATGCCTCGGTAAATGCGCTTGAACGGGACTATGATTCATTCAGGGAGTTTTATAAATCAAGGCTTTATGTTCCGGAGAGCGTAAAGCCGAATAAAGGCCATAAATACGTTGCACAATGGGAAGCAGATGGCTATGTTACGGGCATAATTACCCAGAATGTTGACAGGCTTCATCAGAAAGCCGGTTCAGTTAAAATAGCCGAACTGCACGGCAGCCTGGAACCCGTGAGATGTCATTCCTGCGGCAAGATATGGGACAAGGAGCATTTTCTCAACGGCGAAAAATGCGACTGCGGAGGACTTCTCAGGCCCGGAGTAGTGCTCTTCGGGGAGATGCTTCCGGACGGACCGCTGAGGCTTGCCGACGAGTGGAGCTCCGACTGCGATGCCTTTGTGGTCCTTGGTTCATCACTGGTTGTCTCTCCCGCCAATTACTTTCCCCGTCAGGCAAAGAACAGCGGAGCAAAACTGATAATCGTCAACAGGGACGAAACTCCGCTGGACAGGATCGCTGACCTTGCCGTGCACGAGGGCATAGGGGACTATCTTGAAAAAGTCGCAGGTTATATGAAATAG